The proteins below come from a single Haliaeetus albicilla chromosome 22, bHalAlb1.1, whole genome shotgun sequence genomic window:
- the MTA2 gene encoding metastasis-associated protein MTA2 isoform X2: MAANMYRVGDYVYFENSSSNPYLVRRIEELNKTANGNVEAKVVCLFRRRDISSSLNSLADSNAREFEEESKQPTMTEQQRHQLKHRELFLSRQFESLPATHIRGKCSVTLLNETDILGQYLEKEDCFFYSLVFDPVQKTLLADQGEIRVGCKYQAEIPDRLAEGESDNRNQQKMEMKVWDPDNPLTDRQIDQFLVVARAVGTFARALDCSSSIRQPSLHMSAAAASRDITLFHAMDTLQRNGYDLAKAMSTLVPQGGPVLCRDEMEEWSASEAMLFEEALEKYGKDFNDIRQDFLPWKSLASIVQFYYMWKTTDRYIQQKRLKAAEADSKLKQVYIPTYTKPNPNQIISVGSKPGMNGAGFQKGLTCESCHTTQSAQWYAWGPPNMQCRLCASCWIYWKKYGGLKTPTQLEGAARSASEPHSRGHLSRPEAQSLSPYTTSASRAKLLAKNRQTFLLQTTRLTRLARRLCRDVLQPRRAARRPYAPINANAIKAECSIRLPKAAKAPLKIHPLARLPLAAIVKELAAQAPLKPKTPRGTKTPINRNQLSQSRGLAGLVGKRGYEGAGEGHRPPRVRMGASGLPFSANGRPLAAGLRTGPPPASKRQKLNPADAPNPVVFVATKDTRALRKALTHLELRRAARRPNLPLKVKPGLPLRSGGALAPSAPPHPASTSEPIVLED, translated from the exons ATGGCGGCCAACATGTACCGCGTCGGCG attatGTCTATTTTGAGAACTCCTCCAGCAACCCCTACCTCGTCCGCCGCATCGAGGAGCTCAACAAG aCCGCCAACGGCAACGTGGAGGCCAAGGTGGTCTGCCTCTTCCGCCGGCGGGACATCTCCAGCAGTCTCAACAGCTTGGCCGACAGCAATGCGC GCGAGTTCGAGGAGGAGTCCAAGCAGCCCACCATGACGGAGCAGCAGCGTCACCAGCTGAAGCACCGCGAGCTCTTCCTCTCCCGGCAGTTTGAATCGCTGCCGGCCACCCACATACG GGGGAAGTGCAGCGTGACGCTGCTCAACGAGACTGACATCCTGGGCCAGTACCTGGAGAAGGAG GACTGCTTCTTCTACTCGCTGGTGTTCGACCCCGTCCAGAAAACCCTCCTGGCTGACCAGGGCGAGATCCGAGTTGGCTGCAAGTACCAGGCGGAAATCCCAGATCGGCTGGCCGAAG GCGAATCGGACAACCGAAACCAGCAGAAGATGGAGATGAAGGTGTGGGACCCCGATAACCCCCTGACCGACCGGCAGATCGACCAGTTCCTGGTGGTGGCACG AGCCGTCGGGACGTTTGCGCGTGCCCTGGACTGCAGCAGCTCCATCCGACAGCCCAGCCTGCACATGAGTgctgccgccgcctcccggGACATAACGCTG TTCCACGCCATGGACACGCTGCAGCGTAATGGCTACGACTTGGCCAAGGCCATGTCGACGCTGGTGCCGCAGGGGGGGCCGGTGCTGTGCCGCGATGAGATGGAGGAGTGGTCGGCTTCTGAGGCCATGCTCTTCGAGGAGGCGCTGGAGAAGTACGGGAAGGACTTCAATGACATCCGGCAGGACTTT CTGCCCTGGAAGTCTCTGGCCAGCATCGTGCAGTTCTACTACATGTGGAAGACCACCGACCGCTACATCCAGCAG AAGAGGCTGAAGGCAGCAGAGGCGGACAGCAAGCTGAAGCAAGTCTACATCCCCACTTA CACGAAGCCAAACCCCAACCAGATCATCTCAGTGGGCTCCAAACCTGGCATGAACGGGGCCGGTTTCCAGAAGGGGCTGACCTGCGAGAGCTGCCACA CCACCCAGTCTGCCCAGTGGTATGCCTGGGGTCCCCCCAACATGCAATGCCGCCTCTGCGCTTCCTGTTGGATCTACTGGAAGAAGTATGGGGGGCTGAAGACCCCCACCCAGCTGGAAGGGGCGGCCCGCAGCGCCTCG GAACCACACTCTCGGGGTCACCTCTCGCGCCCCGAAGCGCAGAGCCTCTCTCCCTACACCACCAGCGCCAGCCGGGCCAAATTATTGGCCAAAAACCGCCAGACTTTCCTGCTGCAGACCACCCGCCTCACCCGCCTGGCGCGTCGCCTCTGCCGCGACGTCCTGCAGCCacgccgcgccgcccgccgcccctaCGCTCCCATCAACGCCAACGCCATCAAGGCTGAGT GTTCCATCCGTTTGCCCAAGGCCGCCAAGGCCCCCCTCAAGATCCACCCGCTGGCCCGGCTGCCCCTCGCTGCCATCGTCAAGGAATTAG cgGCACAGGCCCCCCTGAAGCCGAAGACGCCGCGAGGCACCAAGACCCCCATCAACCGGAACCAGCTAAGCCAGAGCCGGGGGCTGGCGGGGCTGGTGGGCAAGAGGGGCTACGAGGGGGCCGGTGAAGGCCACCGCCCCCCCCGGGTACGG ATGGGGGCGTCGGGCCTCCCTTTCTCGGCCAacgggcgccccctggcggcggggctgcgcaccgggcccccccccgccagcaaACGGCAGAAGCTGAACCCCGCGGACGCCCCCAACCCCGTCGTCTTCGTGGCCACCAAGGACACCag ggcGCTGCGGAAGGCCCTGACGCACCTGGAgctccgccgcgccgcccgTCGCCCCAACCTGCCCCTCAAGGTGAAGCCGGGGCTGCCCCTGAGATCCGGGGGGGCCCTGGCaccttctgcccccccccatcccgctAGCACCTCAGAGCCCATCGTCCTCGAGGactga
- the MTA2 gene encoding metastasis-associated protein MTA2 isoform X1: MAANMYRVGDYVYFENSSSNPYLVRRIEELNKTANGNVEAKVVCLFRRRDISSSLNSLADSNAREFEEESKQPTMTEQQRHQLKHRELFLSRQFESLPATHIRGKCSVTLLNETDILGQYLEKEDCFFYSLVFDPVQKTLLADQGEIRVGCKYQAEIPDRLAEGESDNRNQQKMEMKVWDPDNPLTDRQIDQFLVVARAVGTFARALDCSSSIRQPSLHMSAAAASRDITLFHAMDTLQRNGYDLAKAMSTLVPQGGPVLCRDEMEEWSASEAMLFEEALEKYGKDFNDIRQDFLPWKSLASIVQFYYMWKTTDRYIQQKRLKAAEADSKLKQVYIPTYTKPNPNQIISVGSKPGMNGAGFQKGLTCESCHTTQSAQWYAWGPPNMQCRLCASCWIYWKKYGGLKTPTQLEGAARSASEPHSRGHLSRPEAQSLSPYTTSASRAKLLAKNRQTFLLQTTRLTRLARRLCRDVLQPRRAARRPYAPINANAIKAECSIRLPKAAKAPLKIHPLARLPLAAIVKELAAQAPLKPKTPRGTKTPINRNQLSQSRGLAGLVGKRGYEGAGEGHRPPRVRVRGSGGLRGGGEGHYPLMGASGLPFSANGRPLAAGLRTGPPPASKRQKLNPADAPNPVVFVATKDTRALRKALTHLELRRAARRPNLPLKVKPGLPLRSGGALAPSAPPHPASTSEPIVLED; encoded by the exons ATGGCGGCCAACATGTACCGCGTCGGCG attatGTCTATTTTGAGAACTCCTCCAGCAACCCCTACCTCGTCCGCCGCATCGAGGAGCTCAACAAG aCCGCCAACGGCAACGTGGAGGCCAAGGTGGTCTGCCTCTTCCGCCGGCGGGACATCTCCAGCAGTCTCAACAGCTTGGCCGACAGCAATGCGC GCGAGTTCGAGGAGGAGTCCAAGCAGCCCACCATGACGGAGCAGCAGCGTCACCAGCTGAAGCACCGCGAGCTCTTCCTCTCCCGGCAGTTTGAATCGCTGCCGGCCACCCACATACG GGGGAAGTGCAGCGTGACGCTGCTCAACGAGACTGACATCCTGGGCCAGTACCTGGAGAAGGAG GACTGCTTCTTCTACTCGCTGGTGTTCGACCCCGTCCAGAAAACCCTCCTGGCTGACCAGGGCGAGATCCGAGTTGGCTGCAAGTACCAGGCGGAAATCCCAGATCGGCTGGCCGAAG GCGAATCGGACAACCGAAACCAGCAGAAGATGGAGATGAAGGTGTGGGACCCCGATAACCCCCTGACCGACCGGCAGATCGACCAGTTCCTGGTGGTGGCACG AGCCGTCGGGACGTTTGCGCGTGCCCTGGACTGCAGCAGCTCCATCCGACAGCCCAGCCTGCACATGAGTgctgccgccgcctcccggGACATAACGCTG TTCCACGCCATGGACACGCTGCAGCGTAATGGCTACGACTTGGCCAAGGCCATGTCGACGCTGGTGCCGCAGGGGGGGCCGGTGCTGTGCCGCGATGAGATGGAGGAGTGGTCGGCTTCTGAGGCCATGCTCTTCGAGGAGGCGCTGGAGAAGTACGGGAAGGACTTCAATGACATCCGGCAGGACTTT CTGCCCTGGAAGTCTCTGGCCAGCATCGTGCAGTTCTACTACATGTGGAAGACCACCGACCGCTACATCCAGCAG AAGAGGCTGAAGGCAGCAGAGGCGGACAGCAAGCTGAAGCAAGTCTACATCCCCACTTA CACGAAGCCAAACCCCAACCAGATCATCTCAGTGGGCTCCAAACCTGGCATGAACGGGGCCGGTTTCCAGAAGGGGCTGACCTGCGAGAGCTGCCACA CCACCCAGTCTGCCCAGTGGTATGCCTGGGGTCCCCCCAACATGCAATGCCGCCTCTGCGCTTCCTGTTGGATCTACTGGAAGAAGTATGGGGGGCTGAAGACCCCCACCCAGCTGGAAGGGGCGGCCCGCAGCGCCTCG GAACCACACTCTCGGGGTCACCTCTCGCGCCCCGAAGCGCAGAGCCTCTCTCCCTACACCACCAGCGCCAGCCGGGCCAAATTATTGGCCAAAAACCGCCAGACTTTCCTGCTGCAGACCACCCGCCTCACCCGCCTGGCGCGTCGCCTCTGCCGCGACGTCCTGCAGCCacgccgcgccgcccgccgcccctaCGCTCCCATCAACGCCAACGCCATCAAGGCTGAGT GTTCCATCCGTTTGCCCAAGGCCGCCAAGGCCCCCCTCAAGATCCACCCGCTGGCCCGGCTGCCCCTCGCTGCCATCGTCAAGGAATTAG cgGCACAGGCCCCCCTGAAGCCGAAGACGCCGCGAGGCACCAAGACCCCCATCAACCGGAACCAGCTAAGCCAGAGCCGGGGGCTGGCGGGGCTGGTGGGCAAGAGGGGCTACGAGGGGGCCGGTGAAGGCCACCGCCCCCCCCGGGTACGGGTACGGGGCTCTGGGGGGCTACGAGGGGGCGGCGAAGGCCACTACCCCCTG ATGGGGGCGTCGGGCCTCCCTTTCTCGGCCAacgggcgccccctggcggcggggctgcgcaccgggcccccccccgccagcaaACGGCAGAAGCTGAACCCCGCGGACGCCCCCAACCCCGTCGTCTTCGTGGCCACCAAGGACACCag ggcGCTGCGGAAGGCCCTGACGCACCTGGAgctccgccgcgccgcccgTCGCCCCAACCTGCCCCTCAAGGTGAAGCCGGGGCTGCCCCTGAGATCCGGGGGGGCCCTGGCaccttctgcccccccccatcccgctAGCACCTCAGAGCCCATCGTCCTCGAGGactga
- the MTA2 gene encoding metastasis-associated protein MTA2 isoform X3, producing MAANMYRVGDYVYFENSSSNPYLVRRIEELNKTANGNVEAKVVCLFRRRDISSSLNSLADSNAREFEEESKQPTMTEQQRHQLKHRELFLSRQFESLPATHIRGKCSVTLLNETDILGQYLEKEDCFFYSLVFDPVQKTLLADQGEIRVGCKYQAEIPDRLAEGESDNRNQQKMEMKVWDPDNPLTDRQIDQFLVVARAVGTFARALDCSSSIRQPSLHMSAAAASRDITLFHAMDTLQRNGYDLAKAMSTLVPQGGPVLCRDEMEEWSASEAMLFEEALEKYGKDFNDIRQDFLPWKSLASIVQFYYMWKTTDRYIQQKRLKAAEADSKLKQVYIPTYTKPNPNQIISVGSKPGMNGAGFQKGLTCESCHTTQSAQWYAWGPPNMQCRLCASCWIYWKKYGGLKTPTQLEGAARSASEPHSRGHLSRPEAQSLSPYTTSASRAKLLAKNRQTFLLQTTRLTRLARRLCRDVLQPRRAARRPYAPINANAIKAECSIRLPKAAKAPLKIHPLARLPLAAIVKELAAQAPLKPKTPRGTKTPINRNQLSQSRGLAGLVGKRGYEGAGEGHRPPRMGASGLPFSANGRPLAAGLRTGPPPASKRQKLNPADAPNPVVFVATKDTRALRKALTHLELRRAARRPNLPLKVKPGLPLRSGGALAPSAPPHPASTSEPIVLED from the exons ATGGCGGCCAACATGTACCGCGTCGGCG attatGTCTATTTTGAGAACTCCTCCAGCAACCCCTACCTCGTCCGCCGCATCGAGGAGCTCAACAAG aCCGCCAACGGCAACGTGGAGGCCAAGGTGGTCTGCCTCTTCCGCCGGCGGGACATCTCCAGCAGTCTCAACAGCTTGGCCGACAGCAATGCGC GCGAGTTCGAGGAGGAGTCCAAGCAGCCCACCATGACGGAGCAGCAGCGTCACCAGCTGAAGCACCGCGAGCTCTTCCTCTCCCGGCAGTTTGAATCGCTGCCGGCCACCCACATACG GGGGAAGTGCAGCGTGACGCTGCTCAACGAGACTGACATCCTGGGCCAGTACCTGGAGAAGGAG GACTGCTTCTTCTACTCGCTGGTGTTCGACCCCGTCCAGAAAACCCTCCTGGCTGACCAGGGCGAGATCCGAGTTGGCTGCAAGTACCAGGCGGAAATCCCAGATCGGCTGGCCGAAG GCGAATCGGACAACCGAAACCAGCAGAAGATGGAGATGAAGGTGTGGGACCCCGATAACCCCCTGACCGACCGGCAGATCGACCAGTTCCTGGTGGTGGCACG AGCCGTCGGGACGTTTGCGCGTGCCCTGGACTGCAGCAGCTCCATCCGACAGCCCAGCCTGCACATGAGTgctgccgccgcctcccggGACATAACGCTG TTCCACGCCATGGACACGCTGCAGCGTAATGGCTACGACTTGGCCAAGGCCATGTCGACGCTGGTGCCGCAGGGGGGGCCGGTGCTGTGCCGCGATGAGATGGAGGAGTGGTCGGCTTCTGAGGCCATGCTCTTCGAGGAGGCGCTGGAGAAGTACGGGAAGGACTTCAATGACATCCGGCAGGACTTT CTGCCCTGGAAGTCTCTGGCCAGCATCGTGCAGTTCTACTACATGTGGAAGACCACCGACCGCTACATCCAGCAG AAGAGGCTGAAGGCAGCAGAGGCGGACAGCAAGCTGAAGCAAGTCTACATCCCCACTTA CACGAAGCCAAACCCCAACCAGATCATCTCAGTGGGCTCCAAACCTGGCATGAACGGGGCCGGTTTCCAGAAGGGGCTGACCTGCGAGAGCTGCCACA CCACCCAGTCTGCCCAGTGGTATGCCTGGGGTCCCCCCAACATGCAATGCCGCCTCTGCGCTTCCTGTTGGATCTACTGGAAGAAGTATGGGGGGCTGAAGACCCCCACCCAGCTGGAAGGGGCGGCCCGCAGCGCCTCG GAACCACACTCTCGGGGTCACCTCTCGCGCCCCGAAGCGCAGAGCCTCTCTCCCTACACCACCAGCGCCAGCCGGGCCAAATTATTGGCCAAAAACCGCCAGACTTTCCTGCTGCAGACCACCCGCCTCACCCGCCTGGCGCGTCGCCTCTGCCGCGACGTCCTGCAGCCacgccgcgccgcccgccgcccctaCGCTCCCATCAACGCCAACGCCATCAAGGCTGAGT GTTCCATCCGTTTGCCCAAGGCCGCCAAGGCCCCCCTCAAGATCCACCCGCTGGCCCGGCTGCCCCTCGCTGCCATCGTCAAGGAATTAG cgGCACAGGCCCCCCTGAAGCCGAAGACGCCGCGAGGCACCAAGACCCCCATCAACCGGAACCAGCTAAGCCAGAGCCGGGGGCTGGCGGGGCTGGTGGGCAAGAGGGGCTACGAGGGGGCCGGTGAAGGCCACCGCCCCCCCCGG ATGGGGGCGTCGGGCCTCCCTTTCTCGGCCAacgggcgccccctggcggcggggctgcgcaccgggcccccccccgccagcaaACGGCAGAAGCTGAACCCCGCGGACGCCCCCAACCCCGTCGTCTTCGTGGCCACCAAGGACACCag ggcGCTGCGGAAGGCCCTGACGCACCTGGAgctccgccgcgccgcccgTCGCCCCAACCTGCCCCTCAAGGTGAAGCCGGGGCTGCCCCTGAGATCCGGGGGGGCCCTGGCaccttctgcccccccccatcccgctAGCACCTCAGAGCCCATCGTCCTCGAGGactga